The nucleotide sequence TTAGCAAATTCACATAAATTCCTGCTGCACCATTTTAGCACAGTCGTAACCTGACTACGTCAAACTATCTCACAGAGGAGTTTACTTAAACACCTGAACTGGTGCACTAAAactagcacacagaggaaattaaacccactTGTCTTGTTCTCCTATTAAAACATAAGAGAAGGACTTCCCAGACAGCTGTGGACTTCAATGCTGTTGAGGACTTGATTCAAAAGTTCCACCGTATGGTGCTCAGGGTATGGCTGCCCATGTTGAGTGtggacacccctccccccacattccTTTCCTGGCACTTGTTTTACCAGCCTCAAGAGGATGGAAGACCACAGAGGAATTCAATTCAAAATCTTTTGGACATAGGCACAGTGTTTCATCAACTGGAGATCCCCAGCCTATTGGATGTAAACACAATGTCTGACCAGCTGGAGATCCCCAGCCTATTGGATGTAGACACAGTGCCTGACCAGCTGGAGATCCCCAGCCTATTGGGTGTAGACACAGGGTCTGACCAGCTGGAGATCCCCAGCCTATTGGGTGTAGACACAGGGTCTGACCAGCTGGAGATCCCCAGCCTATTGGACATAGGCACAGAGCTTGACTAACTGGAGATCCCCAGCCTATTGGACGTGGACACCGTGTCTGATCAACTGGAGATCCCCAGCCTATTGGACGTGGACACCGTGTCTGATCAACTGGAGATCCCCAGCCTATTGGACGTGGACACCGTGTCTGATCAACTGGAGATCCCCAGTTTATTGGACATCGACACAATGTCTGATCAACTGGAGATCCCCAGCCTAATGGAGGGACAGCCACTCCCTTGGGACAAATCTattcattatttttttaatgaggttATGTACCTTTTGAGTAATGGACAGGGAAATCAGCACTTCCTCTCCGTGATACTTCCTGCAAAAGAGGAGGCATGGTTCAGAATAGAAATACTGGATGGGTTGAATACAAAAGTACTGTAAGTAACCGACATGGAGTGAATATATCAGCTCCTCTCTAGAATCCTCTCTTTCAGAGGTAGACTAAAATACGATATTTAGCCACATAGAGTATGCTATAGACTagcagttgaggtgcagatcagccatgatctaattaaatggcggagcaggctcttgGGCGGAATaatttactcctgttcctatattcctaacatGGTTTCTGTTAGAGTGAATGATAATTGATGTGAATTATATCAGAAGTCACAATAATTTATGCAGGGATATTAATTGGCGGAGGGGCATAATAGATTCTTCTAGACTGCAGTGACGTCTGGGCAGAAAACCATACTTTtgctttgattttattttgaattcATCCATATTGTTCTATCACTGATGTGGTTGAAGAATCTGTTGAAGATTTTATTGTAAAACATAAAAATAAATGGTGAGGTGCTAATAGACACTGGCTCACATGAGACACACATACAGGGCAAGGAGccactgcgaaacaagccatcagtgTGAGTTAGTGTTAGTCTATTCTTCAGaaagagaagtttttttttctatgACCTTTGTATGGCTGGTACTGAGTGCAGTCCACTCTTTCAACTGTCCCATTTTAAACAGGGAATCCCAGCATAGAACAGCTTCACTGAAACAAGTGTGGAAAGCAGGCAAAATCGGTGGATTTGCCAGTTGTACAGAAAACTACCCCACCCCAATCCAAGTGCGGACAAAAATTCCGTCCATTTTAATTTCTTCGAGAAGGTACACCCTCTATAATGATACAGTTCTAGTGATTGTACGGTATCAGTGCCCCAGTACAACAGTACTTACTTCTCTAATCCAGAAACAGTCCACAGGAGGCGCTGGTTGTAATTTAAGAGGAAGATATGGTTCAGCATACGTTGGAGATAGAAAGTCGGCCAAGGGCTCTTTATCCGCATGTGAGCAGGAGCTGCTCCCTGACACGGAAGGTGATGGCAGAGGACGGCGGGGTAAGCATTCCTGTGGTAACAATTGCGTGTTACTCCATTGGTCTCTTGTCAATAAATCATTTTGTTTGCTGACGGGCTGAAGTAAATAGAAATAAAGATTTTCATTGGTCTTTAATgaacttttttaaaattgtgattttttttttgagggaggTTATTTCTAAAGGGAATGAAGCCCTCAATTTTAGGCAGTTAACATCAAGCTTTCCCAGAGCAGGACTAGCACAGTTAGATGTGGAGTTCTTCTACTCTGCCTCAACAATATACCTTAATCCCAACCTTGGAAGAGCTGCTTCTACTGCACTGGGGTTGCCATTTTCTAATTCCCACAACTATATTGActaaaaagacagattatctggtcattacctcattgctgtttgtgggatcttgctgtgcgcacattggctgccgcgtttcctgcattacaacagtgaccacactggctgtaaagcattttgaggcagcctgaggttgtgaatggcgctatagaaatgcaagtctttctataatCTCTCTAGATTAGATtactgttttcatagaatcataaaatcatagaaaggttacagcacagaaggaggccatttggcccatcgagtccacgccggctctatgcaagagaaatctagcttgtcccagtcccccgccctatccccgtaattTTTGAATTGGACCAATTTTTGCTATTTTGTGTGGGAAACATACAGGAAGTAGAAGAGGGGGACTATCATCCAATCAAACTGAGTTGGATTTGAAGTCAGATCCCAGAAAGGTCAATGTTCCAAACTTTGGAAAATCCCCCAAGCTATCACTGGAGTAATTGTTACTTGAAGGTTTATACACAAATGCATCATCAGGTTAATACTTTTGGTGACACATCGATTGTAATGTTTTGCCTCAGAGTGAAGAACCTGTTAATTAAAGCATGGCATCACAACTACCTGCACTTGTGCTGTGTCAACAACACCTAGCaatatttgcgcataaataaaccACTTCCTGTCGTCCTTTGCTCAGGGATGGTTCTCATATTTATTACTGAACTCACTGAGGGGCAGGATTCTTAGCTCTTCTGATGTGCTGTTGTACACATCTGAACTGCACGCTCAAGTTGAAATCAAACGGTTTCTTTCTGAAGTTAAATTATTTTAATTGTAAGTTATTATTATTTTAGTGCagtacaagaaagaaagaacgagcaTTTACGTAGCACCTTATTGCGTCACGCTAGACGTCCTTCAGagtgcttcagagccaatgagctattttgaagtgtagtcactgttgttacgtaggcaaacgcagcagccaatttgtgcacagcaaggtcccacaaacagcaatgagataaatggtcagataatctattttggtggtgttggttgactggacagtgttggtcaggacactgggagaacttgcactgctcttcttcaaatagtgtcatgggatcatttatatccacctgaacaggcaggtggggCCTTAGTCTAATGCCTCATCTAGAAGAGGGCACTTTCGatagtgcaacattccctcactattgtactgaagtatcagtctagattatgcacCCAAGTCTTATGAACCCACTCTAGGTCTTGAACCCTTGATCTAGCTGACACTTaaagtgcagtaccaagggattTGGCAAAGGCTACACATGGATATACTTAAACAAAGGCTGCCACCAAACTAATAGAAAATGTAAAACAAACTTAGCGGGTAAATGTACCATCCAGTGCGGCACTGAGCTATACCGAGCAGGAAAGTCCTGGGTTCAGTCCCCACTTCTGGGTTGCATTAGCTAATCTCATTGACTGATGGGATGCTACAGTTGGCCGCAGTTGCAACTCCCCTATTGCTGCTGAGCGGGGTAAAGTCGGGGAGGGGTTTCTGTTCCTGATCTCCATGCAGTGACTGCGGCtgcaaagtgtgtgtgtgtgtgtgtgtgtgtctgtcacagGAGTGTAGGATCGGCTTCACATATGATGACCTCCCACGCTTGAGCAGCTTGCCGACACTCACTGCGCAGTCTCACACATCATAAGGGTAGGGGTTGCTAAAcctccagggttgtcctggagtctccaggaattaaagattaatccccTGAATACGATAGGgcgtttaaaaaaaatggtgcgttttttttgaacattttcatttcttAGTCATAAAAATGTTACAGATTGGGGGGGAAAAGGATGTTTGaccgggcggggcagttggagatgggaggtcatgtgataaaacctccagcaatacatccaaccagagttggcaaccctagataaGGGGCCAGTGGGTGTTGGTCCcttcaggaggaggggagggaagatagAGACAGAAAAATAAGGCGGGAACTCAATAATCTACACTAGACCAGGTTCTCCTTTCAAAGCTTCCTGCTTCATGTATGGGTTCCTGCTTATCTCTGTACTCACAGCAAACAGCTAAAATAAACTACCGTAAATACATAAACATCTGAACCATACTTACACCTGTAGGAGAGAGTCTGACTGTAGATGGAGCCTGCTGCTTCTTGGACGCTGCAAAAGGCTCAGCGTATACTGGTGTCAACGGGATATCCAGGCGTCCAGAGGTAAATGAGCAGAAATCCTTTCCTAAAACACAATCGGATTTGCATGGCGGCTGTGACAAGGCATGGGTCTTTCGAAGTGGTGTTTTCAGATTACCTCCACGCTCTGGTAAAGGTGAAGAATTGTGTCTGGCCACAGGCTGAAATGTAGTGAAATTATTCACATTAAATATGTTACAAAGATATTGCAAAACTATGTCATAATTTAACTGCGGTTTACATAAAGAAATCTGTCTCACTGTTAATGGAGCTTGTGCTTATCACAAGACCCGACTGGTGAATTTGATTCTTGTCTGGTAAAGAATGTAAATAAAAATGACCCGGTTATGCTTTTTGAATTCTCTTCATCTTCCAAATCGCGCAACGATGTCAGTTGGCACCATTGCAAAGACTGGAAATTCCAGTGAAAaagcattttttttcccttcggcATCCACGCAAGTGAAAACATTACCATGCCAGGATTTTGCAACAAGCTACATTTGTTTTTTTCCAATTCTCCCTCATCCTCTCCTGAGGCCTGCAGCTCCCTTGGGGACCAGCAGAACCTCTTGATCATTTTTGTGCACAAGACTAGAcagcaagtgtcagcaggctgttcaacTGCAGTGGGCATTATGGCTGAGCCTGACTCTGATCCtcacccctctcactccctcagtactgtactgaagtgtcagcctagattatacgcattagtctctggagtggggctatgaacccacaaccttctgacggaGCAACaagagtgcaaccaactgagccaacaCTGATGTAGGTATTGAAATTACCCTGTAGAATATATAAGTAATAAATATGTTAACACggttcctttgtctgctatttagtTCAAATtaacagaggaatttcatatgagTTCATTAATATGCTCATTACTAATACTGTCTGCCACAAATTTAATCTATAATGTAGTAGCAGAGCCACTTTCAATACTATAAGACTTTTCTAAGATTAATATATTTAATAATACACTCAAGCTTCTGACGTTTCATCAATCCTATCTTCAAGTGCTAAGCATGGAATCTTGGACCAGTCACTATTCTTGTACTGGTGAAGCACTGCTTACCTCTCTAAGCCGAAGAGGCTTTGCAGGAGGGGCTGGTTGTAACTTTAAAGGAAAATAAGGTTCGGCATATGTTGGCGACAGAGTGATGTTCAAACATTCATCACTAGGTGAACAACAGTTGAATGTAGCAACGCCAGGCTGCAATGAAGCCAGCGATAACCTGGAGATATCGGAACCTGATGTCCTAATGTTCCTCCGTTGGCGTGTTATTGAAGGATCTTGATTGTTGACCGTCTGAAATAAGCGAAAGAAATGCTTGTGTCAGCTCATTTGACAAACTACGGTAAAATATTTCAGTGCAACACGTACCTCAAGGTGCTTAGAAACAAATACAAAGCACAATGACAAAGTCAATTAAATTGTATGAAAGAATCTTTTCTCTCCAGGTTTATCAAACATGAAAAACATCCCACATCCCAgacagagggaattccagtggGTGGGAGCAAGGCAGCTGAAGGAGTGACCGCCAATGATGGCATGGAATATGGTGATAGTGCTTATTCATCTACTTTGGTGTtacataaacacatgagggagaaaggcataggaagatagtgttagatgaagaggggtgggaggaggcttgtgtggagcataaagctggcatagaccagttgggccgaatggcctgtttctgtgctgtagactctatgtaattctatgtattccATCAATGAAACATTTTTATATAAGAATTGGACTCGTACTTACGTCTTTATGAGAGAACATGGCCGCAGGGGGAGCTGGCTGCATTTTCGAAGCTGCAAAGGGTTCTGCATACCCGGGTGACAAGAGATTTTCGGTAATAATCAAGCTTTCTGAAGCGGTACTAGACAAGGGTGGAGGCTGGGACAAGGCAAGGACTTTACGCCCTGATAATCTCAAACTGCTTCTACGGACCGGCAAAGGCGAAGAATTGTGCTTGTACGCAGACTGAAATGAATACAGATCGTTCAAATAAATGAGACGTTTTAACATCGAACACTGTGCACACCATGTTTATTATTACATACTCTATTAGGACGGTTAACAAAACTGATTATTGAGCAAATAAAATgcaagagtactgtgtacagtggcGTCTTTATACATTGAACTTCAACGTATGACAGGTCCTTTTACATTATAGAAGTTTAGCTGATAGCAGACACACAGTTAGAAATGTAAGACAGGCCCAGGGCCAGGAAAGGCCACTTGACCAATAGGTCAAGCTCATCCCAATTGTACCACAACTCTTTCAGCCTAGTGTCCAATTGTACTTCCCTAATGTCTGTGTCTCTACTATCCTGGTTGGCATTATTATTACAAACATTTATCATTTTTTGAGTAAAGAAGCATTTTCTATTATATCTACTTTGCTGGAGATGAATGGGTGAAATGTTTTAGCCCTGGCCAGGCCTGCTTCTTCCTGTGGTTCGGGTGGACATTAAATATCCCATgacagtatttgaagaagagcagggatttctcccagtgacctggccgatattcctctctcaaccaaccccatcaaaatggattaactggtcattgatTTCACTGCTGCCCACGGATGTccaaactggctgccatgtttgcctacataacaacagtcaatgtacgtcaaagtaattcattgtatgtgaagcattttggtacatttctgagagatgtgataaagtgccatatcatGCTTTCCATTCTTATtgataatttctttttaaaaaaaacttagtgGTGTTTATGCAAAATTGTAGAATAATATCTTACATTTTTATTAAGTAAAACATCACTTACCGAAGTGAGCCTTAAAGACTCGGCTGGTCCGGAGAACCATGTTGGAGGAGGAGTGTAAGGCTCAGCGTAATCAGGAGAGACGGGCTCTCCCATCATATTCTCAGTAACCAGTGCGGGCAGGTTTTCTGACACAGAAATCATTTCTACTGGTTTCTGGGGAAACGTGAAGATTCCATACACGGCCGTTTGGCTGTTGCTTCGCCTGTGCGATTCTAGAGAAGGTCTGCGCTTGCCTGCAGACTAAAATGAACGCATATTTTAGTCATTGAGAAACAAGAAACTACCAGATTTTGTTGATGGTTAGGGGTGGATTACAGACACATATAAAGTCAGTAGCTGCCTCTGGGACCAGAACTAACGTCCAGACCCGACTGTAATTTACTCCAATATCTCACCGAACATTTACaatctactcctgataattcaaagtcaattctgtactaaaaaaaaatttgatttaTCCAATAAATTGAATCACGCAAAGTGGAAACTTAGTGCTAAATTGAATaaagtgactttgaattaagtGGCGTATATACACATTCCGTTTTGCTTCTTTGTCCTTTTTCAAGAGATAATGAGCAGGTTGCAACTGTTGGTAATGGAACGGAACAGACCTGAAATGGCATGGTTGGGAACAGTGGTGGACACATGATTaatgttgtttgtttgtttgctATTTAACTGAAAAGTTAACCCAGTTATTGGAAAGGGGTTAATGCTTCAGATAAAATAGTGGAGAAAGGAATTTCATCCAAATGCATCAATGTTCAGATATTAATATTCACATAGCTTAATTTCTAGGGCAATGAGAATGTGATGTCAATGGAGCAAAATTACTAGCAAATAATTAGTACACTCTGACTTAAGAATGCGATCTACAAAAATGTCAGAGAATGCCAAAGTAAAGGAACTCATACACATTATATCAGTGCACAAAAGGATGTAAGGAAGTCTCTAATTTTTCATAAAACTGCTACTGAAGTTTTGCAGACTTTCTCACGGTTGGGTTTTAGAGAGATTTGTATATATTGTAAATTGTACACACCTGATCGCTGCACTGTGGAGAGTGTTTATAATCACATCCTTCGTTAATCATGGAAGCTTTTTGAACTGTGACCCCTGCAGAACTCAGGTGATGTATTAACTTCTTGTGAGCCGTCCTATTCTGAGAGGACACTAGGATTTGGTTTATCATTTTACCTGGAATATAAAGAAGCATTCGAAACAGTGAACATGGAAGAATTAGTTATTCTGTGGCGATATGTAAAATCTTCAATACCTGGGAGTTTGTTACAGGGCTGTAAGATGTTCGCTGGGTTCAGCTAACACATTTTGGACTGGAACTGTCAAATACCCTATGGGACATGTTGGTCCTCTGTTGCTGGGGACAAAGGAAGGGAAATGAGTGGTGAATGTGATCTGTGAAGCCGGCCAGGGTTGAATAGTGTAAGGAATGGATCAGTAGTCAGGAGGCTTGTTTAATCGGAATAGGTGTGGTATAAACCACGGTTGGCAAATCCGCCCGGATACCATCTCTAGCCTCTTCTATCACAGCAGCAGCTTTTGTCCCCCTCATCCCACATCTCAACACCCGTACACCCACAAATCCCAGACATTCCACCTTCACCACATTTTTCCGTCGGTGAGGGAGTCTAGGCcatggggacataaccttaaaatcagagccaggccattcaggagagatgttaggaaacacttcttcacgcaaagggtggtagaagtgaggaactctctcccacagaaagcagtagatgctaactcaattaataattttaaatctgagatcgatagattgttgctagcaaagagtatcaagggatatggagcctacgcgggtaaatggaattaggatacagatcaaccatgatctcattgaatggcggaacagcctcgaggggctgaatggcctactcctgttcctatgttcctatgcccctcacactcccaccccacatctctgCACAAGACGCAGGCTCtaacttttgtgtcatctacaaactgatCATTTGAATCTGCTTTGCGCTGAAGATGGACATTTTCGCTGCACTCACCTTCTATAAGGAATGTACTTGAATCGCTGTCAGATTCATCCTGTTCGGATATTGTTATAGCATTAAGCGGCAGCTCACCCTGTTAGCCAACACAAAATAGGTCAAATAAATCAAACAGCCTGTACTGTGTGTGCTCATTTATATTTTTTGCAGTGTTCAGAATTGTTATGTACAGTATTTATGACATTTTCAACACAAGAATAAataattttctatttttttcaagTAATTCCTTTTTCACAACTTACCTCTCTCGGTCTTTTCTTCCTTCTGCAACCTATAGACTATTAAAAACCTTGGCATTGCTTAATTGCTATTTTTTTGATTTATCTCGTTTTGTCTCCTAGCCTTTTCAGCCCTGGTGATGTCCTGCATTATGGGTAAATTCAGCAAGATTTCTCAGTAAAAGTTAATAATAACGAAAATGATGTCTGCTAATTCCAGGCATTAAAAATAAGAAATAATGTCAGTTGCGGCTGTTCACATTATCCCCCCGTCTATTGAAGGGCAGGTTTGACTAATGCAGCTCACAAAAACAATCTTTCTCTTTCCATTGTGTAGTTATGGATTTCAACCATGATATTTGAATATGCTCTGGTAGAATAATACCAATAGTTACAGTTGGGAATGTCACTCCTATAAATCTCCAAGGTGAGTGGTATTTTCTTATaataagaagaaaagaaagaaagaaaaaatgaaaagaaaagaaagacttgcatttctatagcacctttcatgacctcagcatgtcccaaagcgctttacagtcaaatgaagtacttttgaagtgaagtcactgttgtaatataggaaactcgGCAACTAATTTTGCCCACAGCAAGTTccttcaaacagcaatgtgataatgacaaaatatttctgttttagtgatgttggttgagggataaatattgaccaggaggaattcccctgctcttcttcaaatagtgccatgggagcttttacatccacctgagagggcagacaaggcctcagtttaacatctcatctgaaagacagcacctccagcagtgcagcactccctccatactatactaaagtgtcagcctagactttgtgcttaagtctagagtgggactcgaacccacaaccttctaactcagagacaagaCTGCTATCTCtgtgccacggctgacacacaaAATAACAATCACTGGTGTGTTGCAGCATTTTGCATCAGCATTATAAATATGATGCAACTGATCTCTTGTGCAATCTCAAAGCTTCAGAATCACTTCTATTGAGCAAAAAGCACATTTGGTGAGTTTAAAGAGATATATAATACAATTTACATCTACATTCATCATTGTACTTTCAACACCACTCATTCTATGATCCCCTATGATATCTTTTTTGAGATACCtaggtgaagggtcaaggcccaATGTAGAGGACACTACCAAGGTTAAAAGAGTAAGAGAGAAGATGGAGTAAATCAAGAAGCAGTGATTAactgacaccaagcttgggttttaaaagccctcaagctgtaggaggaagggaagacttagGGAAGAAGAGCGTTCCAGAGTTTTAAAGCACTGGGATTCTGCACAAGAAAAAGAGGAATGAAACATTCTTAATGGCTACAAATCATCTTCTTTGGATAAATatgactgtacacactgcagctatttAAAGAGAATTGGAAAATCTCTTTAACAGTCCGCACAACAGAAACCCTCAGTGATTGTTGGGAGCAACATTTACCTTGTAATGTAGGGCATGGTGTTCTTCAGACAGAATGAGAAGGGTCATTGGGAAGAGGATCAAAAGACGATCATGTTGTTCCTGCAGAGATAGTTGCACACAAAATAGTTTAATTAGGAACAggaagtagaccattcagccccttgagcctgttccgccattcatttagatcgtgactgatctgtacctcaactccatttacccgcctttcatCTTGCTATTGGAAAATGAGGGTGTTCTTATTTGAGAAATGGAACACCTTTGTATTCTAGGCACCCAGTGCCTGCATCAAACACATCCAGGTCGGGTATAACACATGCTGGTTCCTCTCGTCTGCCCCCACTTCAGCCGAGGACCCTCTGCTGCATCAGAGTGACATCTTCCCGTTTCAGTTATCCTGTAACTTTTGGAGTGATGTTAGCAACTTAGTGCCAGTTGATGTCAACAAATGGGCACTTTCGACTTGTGACCTAACTGAGCTGAAGGTGCTGAAGCCCATCTTACATAAGACACCAAAAGCCAACTAGAAAGGGGAGACATTCATCCCTCCAGCCTGAGCTGGATTCGAATCCAGATCCCAGAGGTAAAAGGACATTACGCCAACCCTTATGCCaaccaacaacaaaaaaacaacaacttgcatttatttagcacctttaacgtagaaagacgtcccaaggcgcttcacagatgcgattagcaaacaaaatttgatacccagccatataaggagatattaggacaggtgaccaaaagcatggtcaaaatggtaggttttaaggagagtcttaaagcaggagaaagaggtagagaggtggagaggtttagggagggaattccgaagcttagggcctaggcagctgaaggcacggctgccaatggtggagcgatgaaaaaaagggagcagaactggaggagtggagtgatctcggaaggttgtagggttggagataAACTTATGCAAAGCTTACATTTCTTGTCCATTATTATAAATGTTATCACTATAAAATTGATTGTATAATATCCAGGCAGGTTAACATGCTAATATGAAAAGGCGAGCCTAGTATTAGTGTACATTCATTGCTGTGTGCTCTGGTGATGTTTATTGGAAGAATGTTCTGTTGAACAAATGGTTGTCTTTGAATTTGGTTATCGAGGCAGTCGAGTTAACAAAGATTGAATAAACACTCACACTGTGCCAAAGTACAAAGGCTGATTAAA is from Heptranchias perlo isolate sHepPer1 chromosome 32, sHepPer1.hap1, whole genome shotgun sequence and encodes:
- the plekhn1 gene encoding probable pleckstrin homology domain-containing family N member 1 isoform X3; translation: MGSNFSCVPKRKIRLNRPKKGTKRKSNRWEQVQQQTCIKSQNELAADRNQDYLSSQAQTRSVKVAKQNDKEEIENRLLHNPIMEWDQSGINLEDLGKVVYCSKVKVSRQPCKDINDRCLVLFQNHLLILSDDDHGFTYQGLLPLAGITVHNVQSGNSNSVHSPEFQITGPLLHPFTVYCSTKEKVKEWLYYLNKQRQVNSKTADKPRVQTCRKLNGDSPGKRTENVDLRTLILNQPIHGGERTRINSLGSIIWISNAMLQHLPFQEQHDRLLILFPMTLLILSEEHHALHYKGELPLNAITISEQDESDSDSSTFLIEGKMINQILVSSQNRTAHKKLIHHLSSAGVTVQKASMINEGCDYKHSPQCSDQSAGKRRPSLESHRRSNSQTAVYGIFTFPQKPVEMISVSENLPALVTENMMGEPVSPDYAEPYTPPPTWFSGPAESLRLTSSAYKHNSSPLPVRRSSLRLSGRKVLALSQPPPLSSTASESLIITENLLSPGYAEPFAASKMQPAPPAAMFSHKDTVNNQDPSITRQRRNIRTSGSDISRLSLASLQPGVATFNCCSPSDECLNITLSPTYAEPYFPLKLQPAPPAKPLRLREPVARHNSSPLPERGGNLKTPLRKTHALSQPPCKSDCVLGKDFCSFTSGRLDIPLTPVYAEPFAASKKQQAPSTVRLSPTGECLPRRPLPSPSVSGSSSCSHADKEPLADFLSPTYAEPYLPLKLQPAPPVDCFWIREEVSRRGSADFPVHYSKDDPSEYYTIIQLLDSYREGKDISWYSDDSRFSLTSSEHTYAELESTQDDSDYEFWDFDFKQQVIPHLSPPSLRQLRQRGVVESRRQGMVHRWS
- the plekhn1 gene encoding probable pleckstrin homology domain-containing family N member 1 isoform X5; the encoded protein is MGSNFSCVPKRKIRLNRPKKGTKRKSNRWEQVQQQTCIKSQNELAADRNQDYLSSQAQTRSVKVAKQNDKEEIENRLLHNPIMEWDQSGINLEDLGKVVYCSKVKVSRQPCKDINDRCLVLFQNHLLILSDDDHGFTYQGLLPLAGITVHNVQSGNSNSVHSPEFQITGPLLHPFTVYCSTKEKVKEWLYYLNKQRQVNSKTADKPRVQTCRKLNGDSPGKRTENVDLRTLILNQPIHGGERTRINSLGSIIWISNAMLQHLPFQEQHDRLLILFPMTLLILSEEHHALHYKGELPLNAITISEQDESDSDSSTFLIEGKMINQILVSSQNRTAHKKLIHHLSSAGVTVQKASMINEGCDYKHSPQCSDQSAGKRRPSLESHRRSNSQTAVYGIFTFPQKPVEMISVSENLPALVTENMMGEPVSPDYAEPYTPPPTWFSGPAESLRLTSSAYKHNSSPLPVRRSSLRLSGRKVLALSQPPPLSSTASESLIITENLLSPGYAEPFAASKMQPAPPAAMFSHKDTVNNQDPSITRQRRNIRTSGSDISRLSLASLQPGVATFNCCSPSDECLNITLSPTYAEPYFPLKLQPAPPAKPLRLREPVARHNSSPLPERGGNLKTPLRKTHALSQPPCKSDCVLGKDFCSFTSGRLDIPLTPVYAEPFAASKKQQAPSTVRLSPTGPVSKQNDLLTRDQWSNTQLLPQECLPRRPLPSPSVSGSSSCSHADKEPLADFLSPTYAEPYLPLKLQPAPPVDCFWIREART